The following coding sequences are from one Desulfosporosinus orientis DSM 765 window:
- a CDS encoding creatininase family protein, producing the protein MSLNYLPNMNINQVKILEEKTNIALLPVGPNEVHGQHLPAATDVLSAIDLAERTATKLQNKGMEALIAPPLNYGLADVANVFDGNTTLRYGTVANLFEDICLSLAKWGFNEIVIISGHAEPRNAEAMMEGIRRASEQNEKIKAKLSEWFFKGLPQVGSICKGAHPEWDLHAGEIETSFMLLKYPELVDMEALSKLEPNWEGEHLFERLAHGKDNFADAGAPLAYFGDPRIATKETGEKLQNFFSDIIVEEVLELIK; encoded by the coding sequence ATGTCACTTAACTATTTGCCAAATATGAACATTAATCAAGTCAAAATATTAGAAGAAAAAACGAATATTGCTTTGTTGCCTGTTGGTCCAAACGAAGTTCACGGCCAACATCTGCCGGCGGCGACCGATGTACTCAGTGCTATCGATTTGGCGGAGAGAACTGCAACAAAATTACAAAATAAAGGCATGGAAGCACTGATAGCTCCGCCACTAAATTATGGACTAGCTGATGTTGCCAACGTTTTTGACGGGAACACTACCTTAAGATATGGAACCGTGGCTAATCTTTTTGAAGATATTTGCTTGAGTTTAGCTAAATGGGGTTTTAACGAAATCGTAATTATCAGCGGTCATGCCGAACCAAGGAATGCTGAAGCGATGATGGAGGGAATTAGAAGGGCTTCAGAACAAAATGAAAAAATTAAAGCGAAGTTATCTGAATGGTTTTTCAAAGGATTGCCCCAAGTAGGTTCAATATGCAAAGGAGCTCACCCAGAATGGGATCTTCATGCCGGTGAAATCGAAACTTCCTTCATGCTTCTGAAATATCCTGAATTGGTAGATATGGAAGCATTGAGCAAGCTGGAGCCCAACTGGGAGGGAGAGCACCTTTTCGAACGCCTCGCTCATGGCAAAGATAACTTCGCTGATGCGGGCGCTCCCTTGGCATATTTCGGCGATCCGCGAATAGCTACTAAGGAAACTGGAGAAAAATTACAAAACTTTTTCTCTGACATTATCGTTGAAGAGGTACTTGAACTGATCAAATAA
- a CDS encoding reverse transcriptase N-terminal domain-containing protein, with the protein MRKTSNYKKSTLPPDTQRKQTDWFHVNGYVEKLQQRIYRAECLDDKRKVRNGGNIIKTDG; encoded by the coding sequence ATGCGAAAAACTTCAAATTATAAGAAGTCCACATTACCTCCCGATACCCAACGGAAACAAACCGACTGGTTCCATGTAAACGGGTATGTAGAAAAATTGCAACAGCGGATATACCGTGCCGAATGTCTTGATGATAAACGTAAAGTAAGAAATGGTGGGAATATCATAAAGACAGACGGATAA
- a CDS encoding recombinase family protein: MYNDYLNGKGPNWIAKELQKEKVPKWESTYKWYESSIRKILNNEKYKGDAFL, translated from the coding sequence ATTTACAATGATTATCTTAACGGCAAAGGCCCCAACTGGATAGCTAAAGAACTTCAAAAAGAAAAGGTTCCTAAATGGGAGAGTACGTATAAGTGGTACGAAAGCAGCATCCGAAAAATACTGAACAACGAGAAATACAAAGGGGATGCGTTTCTTTAA
- a CDS encoding class I SAM-dependent methyltransferase, whose product MVSRNPSGTAFMMAFLRGFHAVYDNTKIFNDPLAYDLIPEEVREAFKQHLIKSAAEMAPELAKECNDAATSLRLAVRIMAGPVLARARFVEERLEEAIRKGIRQYIILGAGLDTFAYRRLDLTDRLQVFELDLPYTQEIKRQLLGRLNLEKPDFLHYIPVDFTKDNLASALSESKYDSGQGSFFSWMGVTHYLPLESVLSTLKAIIRLSSSVSEIVFDYYDKSAFDPDKGSNRIKYIMKNTKTIGETMITGFDPSKLSTELALLGLRLLNNLGPEEIQQKYFKECNEGYAASEHVHLAHATW is encoded by the coding sequence ATGGTCAGTAGAAACCCTAGTGGCACAGCATTTATGATGGCATTTCTACGAGGATTTCACGCAGTTTATGATAATACGAAAATATTTAATGATCCACTTGCTTATGATTTAATACCTGAGGAAGTTCGGGAAGCATTTAAACAACATTTAATTAAATCCGCTGCAGAAATGGCCCCGGAGTTAGCAAAAGAATGTAATGATGCCGCAACCTCATTACGCCTGGCTGTGAGGATCATGGCTGGTCCCGTCCTAGCCAGAGCACGATTTGTTGAAGAACGGCTTGAAGAAGCCATCCGGAAAGGTATAAGACAATATATAATCCTGGGTGCAGGACTTGATACCTTTGCTTATCGTCGTCTTGATCTGACAGATCGCCTCCAAGTATTCGAGCTTGATTTGCCTTATACGCAAGAAATAAAACGCCAATTATTGGGCCGTCTAAATCTTGAAAAACCGGATTTCCTGCACTACATTCCGGTAGATTTTACTAAGGACAATCTAGCTTCGGCCCTTTCAGAATCAAAATATGATTCAGGGCAAGGGAGTTTTTTTAGCTGGATGGGAGTGACCCATTACCTGCCACTTGAGTCTGTATTGTCAACACTCAAGGCTATTATAAGGTTATCAAGTAGCGTTAGCGAGATTGTATTCGATTATTACGATAAATCAGCTTTTGATCCTGACAAAGGCTCGAATCGTATTAAATATATTATGAAAAATACAAAGACTATTGGAGAGACCATGATCACTGGATTTGATCCATCAAAACTTAGCACGGAACTTGCTCTTCTGGGATTACGACTGCTGAATAATTTAGGTCCTGAAGAGATACAACAGAAATATTTCAAGGAATGTAATGAAGGCTATGCAGCAAGTGAACATGTACATTTGGCCCATGCAACGTGGTAA
- a CDS encoding MFS transporter, giving the protein MDNQAARSKMNPWFILIIILLATTAAPLAMFKVPTVMPNIMAEFNLNAAQGGFVFSFFSLIPIFISIPAGIIVAKFGNWKLGLIALICLVIGSLIGVYSNSLTPMLMSRAIEGFAMTMLATIGPNIVAQLFSPEQRGKAMGIFLCYIALGQTVMFNAAPSIIASFGWRGVWWFTAIYSLLFIILWFLFLRNVDSPTNQATGEAAEKLPFGQVIKNMDIWIITLVFCMFMVSLQGVMIFLPTFLAKVKGMEMGTATQLSGLIGLIGLFTLVLAGTLSDKLKSRKWLTVVLMIISGLVYASIPNFPASIVIAIVLVGIFPNMVPPVIFTGASEVVDDPRTMGLAMGILTTGQFIGLFMSTLLFGMFVDTLGWTQAYYFAAAVSIFGGLLMIGVRKISR; this is encoded by the coding sequence ATGGATAATCAAGCAGCAAGGAGCAAAATGAATCCTTGGTTTATACTAATTATCATACTATTAGCTACAACAGCGGCTCCACTGGCAATGTTCAAGGTTCCAACCGTTATGCCTAATATAATGGCGGAGTTCAACCTGAATGCGGCACAAGGTGGTTTTGTATTCTCATTTTTTTCTCTAATACCTATTTTTATCTCAATTCCTGCCGGAATTATTGTTGCAAAGTTCGGTAACTGGAAACTAGGCCTGATAGCCTTGATCTGTCTAGTGATTGGATCCTTGATAGGTGTTTACTCTAATTCGCTTACTCCAATGCTGATGAGCAGAGCAATAGAAGGTTTTGCTATGACCATGCTTGCAACAATAGGTCCTAACATTGTGGCACAATTGTTTTCACCTGAGCAACGTGGCAAAGCAATGGGAATTTTTCTTTGTTACATTGCTTTGGGTCAAACGGTTATGTTTAATGCCGCTCCGAGTATTATCGCTTCGTTTGGTTGGCGTGGCGTTTGGTGGTTCACCGCCATTTATTCGCTATTATTCATCATATTGTGGTTCCTATTTCTAAGAAACGTAGATTCACCAACAAATCAAGCAACGGGAGAGGCTGCAGAAAAACTTCCATTTGGTCAAGTGATTAAAAATATGGACATTTGGATTATCACTCTGGTTTTTTGCATGTTTATGGTTTCACTTCAGGGTGTTATGATCTTTCTGCCTACCTTCCTTGCCAAAGTTAAAGGCATGGAAATGGGCACCGCAACCCAATTAAGCGGATTAATAGGCCTAATTGGTCTCTTTACACTTGTTCTCGCAGGCACGCTCTCAGATAAATTGAAATCCCGTAAATGGTTAACTGTGGTACTCATGATTATCAGTGGTTTAGTTTATGCTTCGATTCCTAACTTCCCTGCTTCAATCGTGATTGCAATTGTTCTCGTTGGAATTTTTCCCAATATGGTTCCTCCGGTTATTTTTACAGGTGCTTCCGAGGTGGTTGATGACCCAAGAACGATGGGTTTAGCCATGGGTATTTTGACTACAGGACAGTTTATAGGTCTTTTCATGTCTACACTTCTCTTTGGTATGTTCGTAGATACACTTGGATGGACACAAGCCTATTACTTTGCCGCAGCTGTTTCTATATTTGGTGGTTTGTTGATGATAGGCGTAAGGAAAATTTCTAGGTAA
- a CDS encoding helix-turn-helix domain-containing protein, which produces MPNIRILFGERVRKLRQDLGISQEELAFSSNLHRTYISDIERGTRNVSLDNIYKIAVALDISPKDLFDF; this is translated from the coding sequence GTGCCCAATATCAGGATTCTTTTCGGAGAACGGGTTCGGAAATTAAGACAAGACCTTGGTATTTCCCAAGAAGAACTGGCATTCAGCAGCAACTTACATAGGACATATATCTCAGACATTGAGCGGGGAACAAGAAACGTCTCATTAGATAATATTTATAAGATCGCAGTGGCTTTAGACATTTCTCCAAAGGATTTGTTTGATTTTTAA